The Nocardia sp. NBC_01503 sequence TCGGGGATCAGCGTGCCCAGGGGGCGATGACCGGCGGTTGGCCGGGGATCAGCCCTTGGCCGCCGACCGGTAGCACCACCACGGCCTCGAATGGTTCCTCGCTCGGATTGGCCATGGCGAATTGCTGGTGGGCGGGGACGATGAGCGCGTCTCCCGCTGTGACGGTGAAGGTTTCGCCGTCCATGGTGACATTCATCGAACCGGAGAGCGCGATGAAGATCTCCTCTCGATCGAGGGCGTGCGGCGG is a genomic window containing:
- a CDS encoding cupin domain-containing protein, coding for MPHIPAETAPRFENDHASFVGLAAPSRGSAENSAWRLTIKPGVDAPPHALDREEIFIALSGSMNVTMDGETFTVTAGDALIVPAHQQFAMANPSEEPFEAVVVLPVGGQGLIPGQPPVIAPWAR